TGCGCACGTCGGCTGCCTTGGCCTGCCGCGACAGCGTGTCCCCGATGAACACCAGCTTGTGGGCGCTGAGGATGACAAACTTGCTGTGCGCCACGAAGATCTTGGGTGGCTGGTTGGTGGCCACGGCGGTGAAGAAGGCGTCCACAGCGTTGGTCAGCGTGGTCAGGTTGGCCTCGCACTGCTCCAGGTAGAAGAGCAGCAGCTGCCGGTCCGAGGGCCCCAGGCCACCTGTCCTCCCTGGGCCCAGGGGCTGCGCTGGCGTCCACCTGGCCAGGTCGTGGTCTATGGGCCGTGATACCTCCTGCTCCAGGCGCTCAAACTGCTTCAGCTGGAGAGGCAGGGGAAGCAGGACAAGGTCAGGCTCTCGGCCAAGTTAAGACCACAGCCACAGGGCTGGGCAGCCTGCCCTGGGCAAACCGGCCAAGACTTTTCTAGAAAGGGCTACTCCTTGGAGCTGTGGAGAAACAGGCAATCTCTTGTCCTAGTGGTGGGTGGGGCCACATACTGTTAGTCTTCTAGAGgttctttaacacattaactgccatgtgagttgtatttaactcacgctagtggtgagcctggggcctcgtgaagcatgtGTAACTCACACACGTCTCTTCGTCTTGGGAGCCTtcactatttttcaaattggCATGTAACTAACTCACccacagaaaatgataaaataaaataacaaattcttcattaaattagaaaggatcgttttgtttttgaagctttTATCCTATTTTCACAACAAAACACCGTGGTcccaatgaaaaaaaattttttttctagtgtgccAGTTGATGTGCTAAATTACTCTTCCAACCAACCTTAAAAGGTAGGATTCCGtttatttaacaattttgaaaCGTGACAACGATAGAGGTGGAGAACAGGTCAGTGGCTGCCGGGGGCAAGTCACCGCCCCAACTCTGGGGATTGGACTGTTAACTACTCAGCACTGGGCAAACCCAGTGAACGGTGCTGAGGACCTCCCTGCGCTGTCTCTGCAaattcctgtgaatctataaatatttctaagtaaaaagttaacaaaaatttTCACCTTAGTTCAAAAGTAACACACACATTATAAAAGCACTCAAATATACCAAGCAGAACAATGGTAGATATTACCTATAATCCATGTGCCCCTAGAAATAACCTCTGTTAAAATTCTAGTGAATTATCTTTTAGAACTATAGACTAAAGAATTTGTAGATGAAATGGTATATAACGTCTTCAAAATAACTgacaaagaagaaagggaggcagATGAAACAGGATTAGCTGTTGTTCGGATAACAGATGCTGACAGATTCTTGGGGGTTGCTTCACCTTTTCTAATGGGTACCTGGGGAGctattttctccaattttataaatgtattaaattttccatagtaaaaatttttctttttttccgaGATAGGGGTCTTGATCTGTTACCCGGGCAGGAGCGCAGTGGTGTGATGGTACTATTGCACATTGccgcctccgactcctgggctcaagccatccttctgccttggcccccCGAGTAGCTACGGGCTACCACAGTGCGGGCAGAGCGCAGAGGGAGGATAAGATGCACACTAGTCTCTTAAAACAATGAGGTTCTGAATATATTATATGTACGTTTACatgtttgttttcaaattattagCATTTATTCCTTTCCTGAGTGTTTCCTAAGTGCCAGGCGCTTCCTGAGCACCTCCCActctttactcatttattttcctatcaCTCCTGGAGGGCCCCAGCTCCCCGCTGGGAAGCACCACGCCTGGGCCCCCGGTGGAGCAGGTCCTCTCCTCTCCACGGTCCTCTGCTCACGGAGAGCGCGGTCAAGCGCAGGAAACTTGATGGGTGATACGCTTTCGTGTCTACTTGGTGCTGttctatattttaacttttaaaaattatctttataatcAGAATAAGCTcccttagtatttttttttttttaactattcctTTCCTACCCTCAGGAAAtgattcaaaatacaaaaaaattctgTGTCTGCACATAAACACAACACTCTATTTATAAGGAAAACTAGGCACAACAAAAACGTTTAACAACAGATATTATgtgacctttaaaaataatttctggccaggtatggtggctcacagctgtaatcccagcactttgggggaccaaggtgggaggactgcttgaggccaagagtttgagaccagcctgggtaacagcaagatctcatctccacaaaaaacagaaaaattagctgggtgtggtggtgtgcgcctgtagttccagctactcaggaggctgagacgggagggatcgcttgagcccaggagttggaggttgtagtgagctatgatgatgccactgcatagctctagcccaggtgacaaaatgagaccctaactcaaaaaaaggagaaatttctgAAGAATGTGTAATGCCGTGGAGACATGCCTGAGACAGAAGCAGGGTGCAATGTTCACACAGCACTGTCTGGACAGGCAGGGACAGGccccaggggagggagcagggtgaCAGGCAGCCCAGCTGCAGGATTTGCTCCCGCTGAGTCCTCCTGtctgtcctctctgcctcccacctgcaCCCTGGCAATAACCTACAGACGGAGATGGCCACGGGCTGGGATGGAACGAGACTGGCTGGAGGCTagtgccaggcccagccctgagTGCTGAGGGGGCTGGGAGAAGCTAGGGAACCGAGGGTCTCGCCCTACTGGGCAGGAGCCAGGGGCCCGGCGTCACTGGGCCTCACCTGCTGCAGCTCCAGCTGGCTCTTCGCCTGCCGCACGATGTTGCCCTTTTCAAGCAGCTCCTTCTGtgttttctcaaactcttccttCCCCTGCAAGGGAGAAAGGGCTAGGTTGGGTCCAGTCTTTGTGCTGAGCAAACAGCACCAGCCAGCTCCTGCAGCACAGCGAGGGCCTGGCGGCCACCAGATGGCGCTACACGTGCCAGACTGGCACAGGCCTGGCCCAGGaaggggctgggcacagggcgAGCTTCACACGGAGGAGGGACAGTCCATGGGGCGTGGCCACCCTCCCTGCCTAGTTCCCAGGTTCCCCATAGGATCGAACTCCAAGCCCCTTCCCTTGGCCTACAAGGCCCGGCACTTGGTCCTggcccaccatgcccagcctggaacaTTCTGCACCAGGACATCCATCTGCGGGAACTCAGGCCTCTGCTCAAGGGTCTAAGCCTTGGGACCAGTCCCAGCCACCTTCCCACAGCCTTGTTCTACGTCCCCACGCCTCAAATCGTCTTTCTATTGTATTCTTTCAGAATGTGTCTCCCCAAGCACAGCAAAGCCATCTCTGCCCTGCTCACCAGAGCCACCCAGCCCTGGAGGTGCTCAGGAGCCACCCCTGGTTGGGACTACAGAACCCAGTGACACGGCCACACTGGGCCGATGTGGGCTGACAAATGGGCTTCAGGGGCCCATCTggcctggaaggcccaggtgagAGGAGGGTGCAGGGACTTACCAGTGGTCGGCCccgtggggagggagggcggggggaGCGGGAGCCACCCACCTGCAGGTGGACGTAGTCATAATCCTCCATCCAGCCCCCCTCGCTGTTCTCGTACTGCCCGTCCGGTGAGTCCTGGGAGGTGAActtgggaggtgagggcaggggccgTGACTGGATGCTGCTGGCCTTGTCAGTGGGGTTGGAGTGCAGGGGGCCACCCCCctcaggccctggggcaggggccttGGTCCGTCTGAAGAGCAGGGAGGCATTGCCGTGCAAAAAGGAGGCCAGCTGCTTGGCGTCCTCGGGCACGGCCCGCGAGCAGGCCACCAGGCGGTCCAGGTCTTCAGGGGTGGCTCCCGGGCCTCCCCGGCCACTGTCGAGGGCCTGACCGTGTGCCACCAGCGTCTGGTACACGTCCTCCATCTTCTGCAGCTGCCTGCTCAGCTTGGCATGCAGGGCACGGTCAGATGTGTGGGCGGCGTTGCCCACGGCGCTGCGGGCAAACTCCAGCAGCTCGTGGACGGCGCCCTGGACGGCGGCCACAGCGGCCCGCAGGTCCTGCACTGGTGGCTCCTGCAGCTCGGGGGTGCTGCGccagccccctgcccccccaGCGCTGCCCGCCAGGTCCAGGAGGTGGGCTACGGTGGCGCTCACGCCCTGCTGCAGCCGCGCCAGGGTCTCCACAGCGACCTCCAGCTCCAAGGGCTCCCGGCCCGGCCCTGCCACCTCCAGGGAGGACACGGACTGGCTGCTGCGTGTGCTGCCGGTGCTCGAGGCCGACAGGCGCTTGGCATCGGCCTGGGCCTCGCGCTCGGCTGGGGGTGGCACCGAGTACACGCCGTCGTCAGCCACGCTGCCGTCGGCTACCTCCGGAGGAAGCGCCCGCTCACGGGGCACATCGTACAGGGTGCCGGGGCCGGGCCGCCGCAAGCCAGGGGGCACGTCATAGAGGTCGGGAGCAGGGGGTGGGACGTCGTACACATCCTCGGCTGGCGGGGAGTCCGGAGGGGGCGCGGCAAGGACCAGCGGGTGGCGGGCAGGGTCAAAGGGCTTGGTCTTGGCGAAGGCGGGGGGCACGTCATAGGTCTCCTCACGCAGCAGCAGGCCGTCGGGCATGTCCTTGCTCACAGACGGGGGAACGTCGTACACCTGGGGTCAAGGCTGTCCATCATCTGCCTTGCCTACCCCAGGGACTGGGGCAGGACCCAGTCGTgcacgcatgcgcacacacacacacacacacgtgcacacacacacacacagagcccggGGACACGTTCGTCACAAGTCTTATCCACGATGCTTACAGTGAAGAGCCCAGTTCTGGAGCCAGGTGACtctgcctctctgtgcctgtctACTCAGCTACGACAGGGAGGACCTCACAGGGTCCCAAAGGTGTTAATGCACGTAACTGTGTAGGTGCAGACGCTCAGGGAAAGGTCAGCTACcctactgccaccaccaccaccactatcatcgTCACTATCATCACACACTGTCACGTGTGGACTTTCTACTCTATAGCAGGCTGAGCTGTGTGTTATGGTCAGGGTGGCCACGCCCTGGTTTCCCCACGACAGTCCTGGTTTGTGCCTGATGTTCCCAAGAAACTATCAGTGCCCCCTTCACTCTCAGCAGTATCCTGGCTTAGATGACAGACCCTGTGGCCACCCTGTTGGTACCTCTAAGAACCTGCTGAGAAGGCCCCACGACCTGCCGGCCGGCCCACAGGTGAAGCAGCTGAGGCCCAGACACACATATACTCACGGGGCAGAGCGGGGCCGGGACCAGCCTCCTCCTGCCCGCAGCTGTGCACACACTAGCCACCCACAGCCACACGCAGGGGTAAGGCCCCGCATTTGCTGCCTGCTCACCGCGTGGTGGCTGGATGGCGGCAGGCCCTTCTCCACGCTGGGGGGAACATCGTACACGTCCAGCAACGGGTCTCGGCCATTGGGACCCTTGACAGCCATGGGGGGTGTGTCATACACCTAGAGGCAGAAAGAGTGCAGCGTGACAGGTGCCAGGGCCATTCAGGTGGAACGGGGATAGCAGGAACGCTGCAGCACCCACCCCAGGATTGGCCAAGCAGAGGCACAGCCTCCCGGCTGGCCCTTACCCCAGACACCTACCTCCTGGCCATACTGGTTGGGAAGGAGCCCCCGAACGGGGGGCACATCGTAGATGTCCTGGGATCCGGGGGCCAGCAGGTGGCGTGGGATGTCATACTCGTCCTGCTCCGGCTGGGGGGCCTCGTAGACGTAGCCCTGCCCTACTCGGGTGGGCACCACCACCTGCGGGCAGACGGCCGACTTCAGCCCtggcccccaggccagcccttGGGATCCACCACGGGCTCAGGGAGACTCCCTCACACCTGCAGGCCACCTCCCCCGTGCGGGGGCAGGGGCCACGAAGCCACTGGGTCTCATCCCCTTTGCAGCCTCTGACTTTTTTTCAGCGAAATGCAGTGCTTGGGGTACAACAAGACCCCTGAGTTTTTAGAGCTGTCTGGTTCTGGGTCAGGAAACAGAAAGTTTCTACAGCTGGATGACCCGGAAGGTTCCAGAGGAGGGTGCATGTGAGCGGACCAGGAGAGGAGGAGGCGGGGCGAGGGGCCGAGGCCCTGGCTCTGGAGGACGTTCGTTGCCAGTGGGCAAGGGCCACCCCTGACTGGGGCGCCTGGGCCCTCCAGGGTGAGAAACCACTGCCTGTCGTCACCTCCCAGCTGCGCCCTCCTCGGGAAGGCCTGCCCCGACCAAAGGACCCAGCAGCTGCCTCCCAGCTCTGGGGACAGGTGCAGGTCCCAGGCTGGGCCCAGAGGGGGTGGCCTGAAGGGGATACCGAGGAGTCAAGGCCTGGGGCCTCCAGCAGAGCAACAAGcaccctcccctgtccccctgcaGCCTGTCTGGGGGACATCCTGAGGACAGGAGAACCAAGCACTCACAGACCTCAGGGCCAGCTcgggagggcaggtggggggcaggggagttACAACCAGAACCAAGGCCCCCACTCCcctctgcacctgcacctgcaaaGCAGCCTGCAGCAGGCAAGACCCCAACCACCCGGGGAACAAGGTCTTAGTGGGGGGATGCTGgtccagcccttcccctccccaggtgCTCTCACTCCGGCCCAGGGCGCTGGGCTGCAGCAGCAAATCCTCGGCACACGTGGGGCAGCTGTGGGTGCGGGGCCTGCTCGGGACAGCAATGGCCCTTAGCCCGGCACAGCGAGCACGCAGGGGGGTGCCTGGCAGCCGCCTTTCCCGCAGGCGTCCGTGCGCCACCCTGGGCAGGATGAGGCCCAGCAGGTCCTCTGGCCCAGCTCAGGCCCTCACAGCTCCGAGGGGCTCCCTGTTCAGCTCTTTCCACAGAAAGGCCTTTGTTCCCTTATCAAAGGGGACTTCTGGGACAGGGTTGACTCTGGCCACACACCCCTGGGGGCAGTGGAGAAGCAGGCCCCTCCTCCAGGCCCAGCGCcccagcaccctgcaccctgccgAGGCCCTCTGAAGGCCTCCTGGCCTGGGCTCTGACGACAGGCGCTGGCtcccaggagcagcagcagctccaCCTCCCTGCAGGCAGTGCGGGCGGCCTGGCACAGCCTCCCAGGCGGCGGCAGGGCTCGGCGGTGATGCTGGGCCTGCTGGGCCTCTGGCCGGGCTGTCTGGCAGCAGAGCTGCGGGCTGGGCGGTGCTCCCTGCCCCCCGGGGCGTCTGTGTGGAGTCAGGGCTGCCTCTCTAGACGCATCTCCCTCCAGGAGCCCCAGACTGGAGTCTCCTCCAGAGCTATTTTTAGATGCTGGAACCTGCCAACAGCGGGGCAGGCGGGGGCTGGCGGGACGTGGCAGGTTGGCCAGGCCTCCAGGCAAGGCCCAAAGCCTCTCCaggcccctcagcctcccagaggcagGCTGGGCAAGTCAGGTAagcccttgagaccaggagtccgAGTGACACCCTCCACCTTGTGCCCTCCCACAGAAAGGGCCTGGGGGCGCAGGCCAGAAGGGCTCTGGCAGCCAGACCCCAGACCCAGGGCTAATGGCCGCTTGCCAGTCCTGCGGTCGAGGCGGGTGGCAGGCAGCAAGCAGCCACACCGCTGAACAGCAAATGCCTTCTCGTTAGAAAACTGCAGGCCAGACACCAGCGGGGAAAACCTGTTAGGGAGACGGACTCTCCCGAGAGCTGCTGAGCCCCACTAATGATGGGCCACCCTGCTCTGCACCTGAGGCCCCATTAGCAGGACCTGGAGGCCCCTGGGGGTCGAGAGACACAGCCAGTGTCCGGGAGGAGGAGTCAGAGACACAGCCACTGACACAAGACCCACACGctgacacacacacccctcacacGGTGCAggagaaacagaaacacacaGCATGGCACGCTGCCAGAGGCACTCACAGCCCCAGGCGGCACAAGGCCCCGGAGGCCTGGGCTGCCTGTCCTTGCgacccctcctccccagcaaTGGGGCCTCAAGGGAAGGGACGAATGACTCAGAAATACGCCCTAGCCTCCAGGTCAGTCCCAGGAGGTGACTAAGTCTCAGGGCAGGCCTGGCCCTGTAGGGAGAGTGGCCCCTGCCGGCCTCCCAGCTCCGCACTCTACCCTGGGCGCCCTGATCGCCTCCAGGAAGCTCGGTGGCTGGTCTCCCCCTTCTGAGAAGTGGGTGTCACCTCCCCGACCTGGGCTGTCTCTCTACTCTGTGCAGCCCGCCCCCTCACCCGGgaatctcattttcctcctccGGGAAAGGGAGCTCCACGGGAGCACCATGGGGTCGGGCAGGTGACTGCTACTCCTAGGACACGGCGGAGGGAGAGACTCGCCTGAGCAGGGTCCAGCGCTGCCTGAGCACACGCCTCCTCCCACTGCGGCGAGAGGAGGGTCCAGACCCAGGCGGAACGGGACTGAGTTCACACCACAGCTGCAACCCCTGACCCAGGGACGCTCCCCCAAGAGTGACCTCACACGGGTGCCTCCCCTGCTGGGGGGTCCTACAGGCACACAAAGGAGCCTCTGCCTTCAGCTCCTGGAAGCCCACGCCCTGGCCCAAAGGGTCTCAGGACCCAGGGTGGCCCTGACCTCTCCCCCAGCCACACAGGTCACTTGCTCCCCTCAGCACCAGAGGGAACCTGCTCCAGGCCCAGGGGTCCAACCTCTCCTGGCCATCAGCCTTGTCACTCGGCTTCCTGGGTGCCAGTGGCCTCCTGCCCACATGCAGCTCTGGCAAGCCAGCCCCGCCCACCTCTGCCGGAGCCAGGAGACGGGTTCCCAGACATCTGAGGGCAGGACCTTGAACGTGGCACAGATGCACACATCCAGATGCCGTTTGTGACAAAGACACGAGCAATCCAGAGCCACCCAGTGCCAAGCCCAGCAGGGGGGTGGCCTGGCACACTCTAGAGAGGAGTTTAATAGCCCAAGAAAATGCTTTAGAGATCTAATGTTGGATTTACAACTTCAAAATGCAAAACTACATGTACGAATCTGTGAAACACAAATAGGGAATATGCTAGACAAAATATGCCAAAATTTCCCAGTGATTACCTCTTGATAGCGGAATTCCATCTCTAGAGTTTTTCATACATTATGCATTTTCTATGGCAAACAAGCATCGCTTTCATGATCACAAAACACAAGCAGACACAATCAAtgctgcccagggcaggggcaaAGAGGCTTCGCGGGGGAGGGCAAGTGGGCCTAGGACACAGGGCAATCCTTCCTGGGCCACCAGCCCTGTCAGGGCTTGTGGCACACAGGCCCAGGCACAGGAGGGCCCAGCCCCTGAAGCAGTCTGCTAGCAGGCCCCTTGCCTGGGAGGAAAACAGAACAGCCGCCAAACTACAGGCTCAAGGCCCAGCCCGGGCCCCAGGGTCTCGCTGCTGCTCCCTGGCCACAGGCTCCTgctgcctgcccagcctcccatTTGCACCAAGACAAGcttggggaggagagggcaggggagagggtgtGCCTGAGTAGGGTGTGGGCAGTGTGGACTGCGTGGGGGTGCGTGCGAGCACGTGCATTCACACGTGTGGGGCGTGGGAGTGAGCGTGCACCTGTGTTCAGATGTGTGGGTGTGGAGGGGAGCAGTGCCCAGCCCCTAGATGGGGTTGAACACATGCCTGGCTGGGCACTGCCCCTGGCTGGGCACTGCTCCCCTTGGCAGGACCCTGCCCTCCCCTTAGAGCCAGCGTGGGAACAGCCCCACCTGGGCTGTCCCAGTCCAGCATGGCATACTTTTCTGCTCCTTGCCTGTCTCTGACCAGATGGCTGAAGAAGCAGGTAGCTGGGGACCCAGGTTCCCCTTGTGGCCAGGGGTGTGTCCCGTCTGCCTCCTGACTCGCTGCCCAGCTGGCACCAGCAAGATCCCCACCTCACCCTTGGCTGGCTCTGAGTACAGAGGCTCAGTGCCACGGGCTGAGTGTCCACTTCACTTGGCCACTGCCTGATCAGACACAAGTGGCTCTGGATGGGACATGGTGAAAACACGAGGCTGGGCCCGGGCCTGGGGGGCTGACCCAGCAGAGGCCGAGCTCCTTCTCCTAAGGGCCAGCTGCTGTGCCTACCACCAGGTGGCCTCACCTACCTGCTGTGGTGTCCCTGGGACCTGGCTGACTGCCAGGGCTCTCCCTGGGAGTGTGGGACAGGTTTCTTGGGTCCTCTTGGtgagctgcaggggaggggcaggggtggaggaggtggggagctaggcatggtggctcagccTCCAAGTCTTCCGGGCTTAGGAAACTCCACTCCCCAATCCTGGGGGGGCTTCGGACCGGGGAGAACAGGCCAACCAAAGGCAAACCGAGGTTGCTCCTGACTCAGCCCAAACAGCTGGCAGGCCAGGCCTCTGCACAGCTCAGGCTGCTGTGCTCAGAGCCTGAGGCCAGAGGTCTCGTCCCTGGAACCAGAGTCCAGTCGGCAACAGCCCACATGGGCCTTGAGTCCGGGTCTCTCCAGGGTGACCCTGCCCTAGCAATCCCATAGGCAGCATCCCCCATGGTCCAGGAGTCATGAACAGGTCACTCTGCAGGCACCTGCTGGCTCACTAACAGGCCCCAGAAGAGAAGGGCTGGCCTGTGGAACCAGGCATGTGTTCAACCCCATCTAGGGGCTGGCCAGCGGCTGCTGAAGGTCCTCCAGAAGCCCTCTGTCCCTTCTTCCTTAGGACAGAGTCCCAGTTAGTGAGACATTAAGACAGGTGGCCACGAGGAAAAGGCTCCTGTTCCCAGAATCCCTTGCAGCTAGATGGACCACAGATTCAAGTTCTGGCCGAAAGAGGTAAGTGGAAGGACCACCAGAGAGGGCACATCCTCCTTTGTCCCTCCCTTCCCTACTGGCCAGACAGACGGCACCAGAGCTCTGGCAGAAACCACCCTGCCCTGAGACGCAGGACCACGCTGAGGACCGCAGAACACCTAACACTTGTGCAGGTGCCTGTCTGTCCTGGCCTCTCCCCTCCAGACTTGGCTtatatgggaaagaaagaaacacctgCTGCTGCCTCCACGTTTGATCTCTCCCCTTCAAGTGTGGCCCCAGacctcatcctcctcttcctgggcTCCCTTGTCTCAGTCTTGACCTCTCCACACTCTGCCATGTCCTCTGCTCGTGGTTAGAACAAGTTCGCTAAGACGTGGATCTGGGCAGGTTGCACCTACTCAAAACCCTCCACCATCGGGCAGAATCCAGCCCTTCAGTGGGCACTGGGCCCCTGAGATCCGCCCCAGCCTGCTGTTCCGGCCTCGCGTGccaagccctgcctgcccacctggaATGCAGGACTTTGTCCACACCTCCAGACCTTTGCAGGCTGCTTCCTCTGCGTTAACACCTGCCCACATATGTCAGCTTGTCCAAGGCCAGCTCAATGTCTGTACTCTGGGCTGCCGTAGCCCGGTCACATCTATTTTCACAAGACGAATGAAAGCTTTCCCCAAACACTCTCACCTTGATCCCAGACCAAATGCATATCCACTGCTGGGATGCCAGCAAGCCTGAGGGTGGCTGGGCCCTGCTGTGCCCAGAAACTAGGGCCTGGGCTAAACCCACGGCGGGGCTGCGGGGCGGAGCCAGGCTGGCCTTACCTTTGCCGGGGTCTTCGTCCCCTCCCAGCTGCGTGTGTCCATGGACAGGGGGACCTGGTAGATGTCATGTCCCATCCCAGCAGAAGGTGGCACCTGGTAAATGTCCTGCGCAGGACTTCCGGGTCCTGGTGGCACCTGGTAAAGGTCTGTGGCTGGG
This sequence is a window from Microcebus murinus isolate Inina chromosome 20, M.murinus_Inina_mat1.0, whole genome shotgun sequence. Protein-coding genes within it:
- the BCAR1 gene encoding breast cancer anti-estrogen resistance protein 1 isoform X2, yielding MRGAAGAAGQSGRRERAGARGPPRQRRDPAPGAVSGAGGPEPPACRAAARRAPGAAAKMSVPNVLAKALYDNVAESPDELSFRKGDIMTVLERDTQGLDGWWLCSLHGRQGIVPGNRLKILVGMYDKKPAGPGPGPPTTPAQPQPGHPQGPHAAVPPASQYTPMLPTAYQPQPDSVYLVPTPSKAQQGLYQAPGPSPQFQSPPAKQTSTFSKQPSHHPFPSPATDLYQVPPGPGSPAQDIYQVPPSAGMGHDIYQVPLSMDTRSWEGTKTPAKVVVPTRVGQGYVYEAPQPEQDEYDIPRHLLAPGSQDIYDVPPVRGLLPNQYGQEVYDTPPMAVKGPNGRDPLLDVYDVPPSVEKGLPPSSHHAVYDVPPSVSKDMPDGLLLREETYDVPPAFAKTKPFDPARHPLVLAAPPPDSPPAEDVYDVPPPAPDLYDVPPGLRRPGPGTLYDVPRERALPPEVADGSVADDGVYSVPPPAEREAQADAKRLSASSTGSTRSSQSVSSLEVAGPGREPLELEVAVETLARLQQGVSATVAHLLDLAGSAGGAGGWRSTPELQEPPVQDLRAAVAAVQGAVHELLEFARSAVGNAAHTSDRALHAKLSRQLQKMEDVYQTLVAHGQALDSGRGGPGATPEDLDRLVACSRAVPEDAKQLASFLHGNASLLFRRTKAPAPGPEGGGPLHSNPTDKASSIQSRPLPSPPKFTSQDSPDGQYENSEGGWMEDYDYVHLQGKEEFEKTQKELLEKGNIVRQAKSQLELQQLKQFERLEQEVSRPIDHDLARWTPAQPLGPGRTGGLGPSDRQLLLFYLEQCEANLTTLTNAVDAFFTAVATNQPPKIFVAHSKFVILSAHKLVFIGDTLSRQAKAADVRSQVTHYSNLLCDLLRGIVATTKAAALQYPSPSAAQDMVDRVKELGHSTQQFRRVLGQLAAA
- the BCAR1 gene encoding breast cancer anti-estrogen resistance protein 1 isoform X3; the protein is MTVLERDTQGLDGWWLCSLHGRQGIVPGNRLKILVGMYDKKPAGPGPGPPTTPAQPQPGHPQGPHAAVPPASQYTPMLPTAYQPQPDSVYLVPTPSKAQQGLYQAPGPSPQFQSPPAKQTSTFSKQPSHHPFPSPATDLYQVPPGPGSPAQDIYQVPPSAGMGHDIYQVPLSMDTRSWEGTKTPAKVVVPTRVGQGYVYEAPQPEQDEYDIPRHLLAPGSQDIYDVPPVRGLLPNQYGQEVYDTPPMAVKGPNGRDPLLDVYDVPPSVEKGLPPSSHHAVYDVPPSVSKDMPDGLLLREETYDVPPAFAKTKPFDPARHPLVLAAPPPDSPPAEDVYDVPPPAPDLYDVPPGLRRPGPGTLYDVPRERALPPEVADGSVADDGVYSVPPPAEREAQADAKRLSASSTGSTRSSQSVSSLEVAGPGREPLELEVAVETLARLQQGVSATVAHLLDLAGSAGGAGGWRSTPELQEPPVQDLRAAVAAVQGAVHELLEFARSAVGNAAHTSDRALHAKLSRQLQKMEDVYQTLVAHGQALDSGRGGPGATPEDLDRLVACSRAVPEDAKQLASFLHGNASLLFRRTKAPAPGPEGGGPLHSNPTDKASSIQSRPLPSPPKFTSQDSPDGQYENSEGGWMEDYDYVHLQGKEEFEKTQKELLEKGNIVRQAKSQLELQQLKQFERLEQEVSRPIDHDLARWTPAQPLGPGRTGGLGPSDRQLLLFYLEQCEANLTTLTNAVDAFFTAVATNQPPKIFVAHSKFVILSAHKLVFIGDTLSRQAKAADVRSQVTHYSNLLCDLLRGIVATTKAAALQYPSPSAAQDMVDRVKELGHSTQQFRRVLGQLAAA
- the BCAR1 gene encoding breast cancer anti-estrogen resistance protein 1 isoform X1, whose translation is MNYLNVLAKALYDNVAESPDELSFRKGDIMTVLERDTQGLDGWWLCSLHGRQGIVPGNRLKILVGMYDKKPAGPGPGPPTTPAQPQPGHPQGPHAAVPPASQYTPMLPTAYQPQPDSVYLVPTPSKAQQGLYQAPGPSPQFQSPPAKQTSTFSKQPSHHPFPSPATDLYQVPPGPGSPAQDIYQVPPSAGMGHDIYQVPLSMDTRSWEGTKTPAKVVVPTRVGQGYVYEAPQPEQDEYDIPRHLLAPGSQDIYDVPPVRGLLPNQYGQEVYDTPPMAVKGPNGRDPLLDVYDVPPSVEKGLPPSSHHAVYDVPPSVSKDMPDGLLLREETYDVPPAFAKTKPFDPARHPLVLAAPPPDSPPAEDVYDVPPPAPDLYDVPPGLRRPGPGTLYDVPRERALPPEVADGSVADDGVYSVPPPAEREAQADAKRLSASSTGSTRSSQSVSSLEVAGPGREPLELEVAVETLARLQQGVSATVAHLLDLAGSAGGAGGWRSTPELQEPPVQDLRAAVAAVQGAVHELLEFARSAVGNAAHTSDRALHAKLSRQLQKMEDVYQTLVAHGQALDSGRGGPGATPEDLDRLVACSRAVPEDAKQLASFLHGNASLLFRRTKAPAPGPEGGGPLHSNPTDKASSIQSRPLPSPPKFTSQDSPDGQYENSEGGWMEDYDYVHLQGKEEFEKTQKELLEKGNIVRQAKSQLELQQLKQFERLEQEVSRPIDHDLARWTPAQPLGPGRTGGLGPSDRQLLLFYLEQCEANLTTLTNAVDAFFTAVATNQPPKIFVAHSKFVILSAHKLVFIGDTLSRQAKAADVRSQVTHYSNLLCDLLRGIVATTKAAALQYPSPSAAQDMVDRVKELGHSTQQFRRVLGQLAAA